The Mytilus galloprovincialis chromosome 11, xbMytGall1.hap1.1, whole genome shotgun sequence genome contains the following window.
aaaaaaaaatggtatgtCAGATTGCCATTGAGACACCTATATATTCATGAATGACCAACGCAGTCACAATGTCGCCACACAAGTGACAGTTGACAAAGGTCAGTAAAAGATGGTACTATGCATTacaaatgaccagtgattttttttaaatttaaagcaaaTCATATGTGTATTAAAATAcacccatcatagataccaggattaaaattttataattggcaattgcgtcagacgcgcgtttcgtctacaaaagactcatccgtgacgcttGAATCGTGAagtgttaaaaaggccaaataaagtgcgaagttgaagagcattaatttGAAGACCAAATATTTCTTAAAGTTTTGTTAATGGTCAAGTTAAGGAGAATGTTTACTGTACCAAGTGTTCATGCATTACTacctcaaattgaattttatttaacTGCAAAGTCGGTTAAGGTTGAACATAGTTCTTTTTTTTAGATTGAAGAATTACATTGCGAAAAATCCCGAgatgttttaaacattttgtagaGAAAAGTTTTGCCAAAGTTCAAATTGCTCGCTAGACTAGTTTATTTCATTTCTTAGCACTATCTAATAGGACAAACGAATATAATTGAGTACGTGTCAGTTTAAGACAGAGCTGTTGGACACGCCATATACTTTTAACCCCTTTCTCAATAAAATTCTCTgagtaattataaaataagcaTTGCCattaattcgaaaaaaaataaataacttttatgAAGTTACCACAAATTACTGCAGTCTTCACACTCAATTTTTCATAGCATAGGCTAGGAGGCCTGTACATTCTGAAATCCACAGGTCTAAATTTTAAACGATCAAATCCCACTAAACCTAAATACAGGTTAGCTCCTAATTGCTTCTGCTATATAGTTAGATGTTCTTTGAGGGCGTCAGATAAACAAATCGGTGTATTGAAAACACAATATAACTATGACAGCTGAGAAGTTagatttgacaataaaattatgatatttgttttagttatagttttaataatttcaagatttttttcttttacaatttcaGAAATTAACGGAAAAAAGATGTACATGCGTGTTCACCATCGACAGCATTATGAGATTATTAATGGTAGGTTATGATAATGCAATAGGCTGACGTCTATAAATAAAAGTGGTCTGCATGGTGTCCTTACTTTTTTAGGCTTTATTATTTTAGACCCCTCTATTCTATTCTTTATTCATTTTATCCATTCTTCTCTATTCTTGATATATCTTACACCGGATAATTGatgatattctctatttttttttaattctgtctgttttctctattcttttttgtTTGCCCATTATTCTGGACTTTCCACCAACACTTCTCCATCCTGTTAACCCGATCCAGACCCTCAATTCTGTTTACCCGACCCAGGCCGCCACAAAAAGAATGCAGTAATGTAAACCACGGTACATTCATTTTGCATTATAGCAATTCCTTTCAAACGTTTTGTAATAAACAGTGTTTTGATATTTATTCCTGTTGGAccaattaataaatcaatcaataaatcaaccacccaatcaatcaatcaatcaatcaatcgtcatatttattaaatattttccaTCCAGACTCAtcatatcaaccaatcaaaatactggttgcaaaaaaacaaattttgtacCCCGATCAAGATGCTGGATGTTGCAAACACAAATGTTGTACTCCGATCAAAATGCTAGATTTGAATCTGGGCATAATAATTGTGCTCGAATTTTTAATGACTTTTTCCTTGTTTGAATTTCCTAAAACGTAGATAAGTACTGAGAAAAGTTTTCGATGACCAAGGACCATGGCTATTTAAGGTCGGAGTCACTCCATCTTCATCTTTTAGCACCACTTTTGGATTTCTCAGCACTATCCTTATATTTTGAGGTTATTTGAGAGAAGGTTTGAATAATAAAGTtatcttaagattttttttattagctcTGAACATGAATACTTCAAAGAACATACTttggtttttaaatgtttttttttttctttccacaGAATTCGAAGAACAGCAATTTGTCAGACTGAGACCTGGTGGTCATTTGAAACGTGAACTGGACGATTACTTCAGCTCACTCGAGAAAAAGACTAATCAAGATGACGGGAACAAAGAACTGGAAAAAGAACTCAGGAATATACCTGTAGACGGATCTAAGCCACACCCTTTTGTTAAAATAACTCgtaaacataaaaaaggaaaacCATGGCATTCTTTTCTTACAGAAAAACTTAAAAGAATCAAACACTACATTGCAAGCAAATTATTTTCCAGAGAAAATTCAACTCGAACCAATGACCAACGAGATAACAACTACAATACGACTGAAATCAACATAACAGATGAATACAGCACAGCAATAAGGCATAATGATACGAAAGATTTGCTCGAAAAAATATTGAGGGTTAAAAGATCGAAAAACTATGTAGACGCTAATGAGGGCTGGGAGCTTCAATATTCAACAACAGGGGAACCTGGATCTACCAATAAAGATTCTCTTCAGGtattttaaaataagttgaacCCTGCCaccttatttatgtatgtgcctgtcccaagtcaggagcctgtaattcagtggttgtcgtttgtttatgtgtaacatatttgtttttcgttcttttttttttttatataaattaggccgttagtttgaattgttttacattgtcatatcagggccttttatagctgaccatgtggtatgggctttactcattgttgaagcctgtacggtgacctatagttgttaatttctgtgtcatttttgtctcttgtggacagttgtcgcattggcaatcataccccatctacTTCTTTTACAGTAATGTGATGCTTTTCTGTTTTGTCTTGATCTGATGAGTGAATCCCTTATCAACAGCttttatgttgttctgttacaccactgtcccaagttaggttAGGGTTGAACAATGTTAACCCTGCCATATTCTTTATGTCACCATGTGCCTTCCCGGAATCTGTGTAAAAGTGTTTGTCGTTGGTATGACGCGGAATTAGGGTCATAAACAACCGAATTTAGCAGATGCTgaaatcattttagcatatgctgaattataatatagcatatgctaaaatgatttaagAATATGCTAAATTCGATGTTTATGACCCTAATTCCGCGTCACTGATACGTTGGTTTATGTCTTGAAATTGTTTTCGTAAATTGCATTGTTAAAGATTATGTTGTTCGTTTTTTCCTTTGAATTGTAACATTATTTTCATATCGGATCATGTCGGcttttatagccaactatacagtttggattttgctcattgatgaaggccgtttAGTTGCCCATAATTACTtgcatcaacttcatttgaaccGGTAGTTTGTTAGACAGATGTCTGCACATCTCATTATCTTTATAAAGACACGATACACGTGACTTCAGACTGACACATAGTCATGAGACAAGTTAGACTATTATTTTCATCTCATTCTATCTGCGTGTTTATGTCCCTTAAGAACAAAGTTGTCGAGGCCCATATAGTTTACCCTTATCCGTTATttcgtcattctgtcattccgtaaGTCAGAAATCTATTATTTCGCCATTCTGCAACGAACAGGTGTACGGACTATTTTTTTAAACGACTCGCATATAAAGCTGATTAATAGTACATGAGTGTTCAGGTTTGGATCCTTTCCGATGATTTCGCTTAAATTACTTTTACGGTTATTcgtattttaatcctcaaattcCCATTTCTAAGCCTTGTTCGTGAGCGACACATGTGTcacatcaattttaaaatttaacacaataCGACACTAGAAATCTCCAATCGTACTCGACAGGACTACAGACAACAAAACAATACCACAAAAACAACCAACAACCTAGCTATATAGTCCTATTAAAATAGAACTTACAATATATGGCAAACAACAATGCCGGAGCTCGCCTTTTTTGACAATAGGTctgaaaacaaaacacaataaaaatcatTCAAAGTCCAACTACCACATGTACCAACAGGATGTCCACTTACGTGAACAAGTTTCATAATTATGTTCCCACGCAGACGCTAGTTACAGGAATCGGGATATGAAGAGGTGTAGCCGTGTAGCCTCATAGCTGCGAAGAATGAATATCGGAAGTCACTTGAGAAATCTAAAATAAGCGGTATTTGAGATTCTTGTAATCTATATTAAGGACTAGATGGAAAATATTGAATAGTATCTAAAAGGTGCCTGATGGGGGAGTCTCATCACgtttcacagaaaataaatttccatgatcacggatcacgaaaataaaaataaaaaatcagtaGAAAAACGGATCACGATAGCGAAAATGCGCCGATCACGAAGAACGAAAATAACACATCAGGCCCCTCATCTAAGTCAAACGTGAATAGGTTAACATAGAGAATACATTAGAGGAGAGAGAGTGGAGTAAGACAAGTAATAAGAAAAATGTTGAAAGACGAC
Protein-coding sequences here:
- the LOC143052746 gene encoding uncharacterized protein LOC143052746 yields the protein MLHVQIFIFFIILSTEINGKKMYMRVHHRQHYEIINEFEEQQFVRLRPGGHLKRELDDYFSSLEKKTNQDDGNKELEKELRNIPVDGSKPHPFVKITRKHKKGKPWHSFLTEKLKRIKHYIASKLFSRENSTRTNDQRDNNYNTTEINITDEYSTAIRHNDTKDLLEKILRVKRSKNYVDANEGWELQYSTTGEPGSTNKDSLQIGIDANDIKGADKSKIKFILKMIFVTLGTILLISLIAYCFIKDPKTCIIAFGSGCPCLLYMCPCLMNKLKMYLEPNKIVQDQMNTYMPGLIIHEDGKLENYKPTPEEMECILDIVDIIVDK